One window of Argonema galeatum A003/A1 genomic DNA carries:
- a CDS encoding NUDIX hydrolase, translating to MIEKWQILKSNLVFDNEWVKIRQDEIELPNGKIIDDFFVIVRPDIALVFPVTQNQELVFVRQYRHAIGEILLELPAGGFDPAIESGEAAAHRELKEETGYVADQMIKLATIYDNPIKDTNKIHLFIAENVHLSGKQQLDITEDIEVQLIPVAKVMEKIVAGEINVSGTIAAILFGLNFLRDRSFRSAEY from the coding sequence ATGATCGAAAAGTGGCAAATCCTCAAATCTAACCTCGTCTTTGACAACGAATGGGTAAAAATCAGGCAAGATGAAATAGAATTGCCCAACGGCAAAATCATTGACGATTTTTTTGTCATTGTCAGACCGGATATAGCCTTAGTATTTCCTGTCACCCAAAACCAAGAGCTTGTTTTTGTTCGTCAATATAGACACGCCATCGGTGAAATTTTGTTAGAACTTCCGGCTGGGGGGTTTGACCCCGCAATAGAGAGCGGCGAAGCAGCAGCACATCGGGAACTAAAAGAAGAGACGGGTTATGTTGCAGACCAAATGATTAAACTCGCAACCATATACGATAATCCTATCAAAGATACCAATAAAATTCACCTGTTTATCGCCGAAAATGTGCATTTATCTGGCAAGCAGCAGCTGGATATCACAGAAGACATTGAAGTACAATTAATTCCAGTTGCCAAAGTGATGGAAAAGATAGTAGCAGGAGAAATAAACGTCTCTGGAACCATTGCCGCAATTTTATTTGGGTTAAATTTTTTACGCGATCGTTCTTTCAGGAGTGCTGAGTACTGA
- a CDS encoding PAS domain S-box protein encodes MENLPKFGDEETSELQHNIDITECLQSSGDLQETERKEAEAALQQAKEELEIKVEHRTAELKVANALLREEIIDRRRVEAQLRESEERFRSIFNQAAVGIAQVLLSGQYFLVNQKFADIVGYTVEELQQKTFQEITHPDDISDNLVNYRQIWAGEIETYSMEKRFIRKDGFPVWVNLTVSLLRGHAGEPKYFINVVEDISGRKRAQQALGENEARLQKIIANLFESEARLHTIVANLLDGLLIVDRFGNVLFANPAAGKLFNRQPEDLIGQEFGLPIAVSNTVELGIIRSRGEISIGEMSVVPVQWEGESVYVVSLRDITERKRAEEALRESEERFRQLAENVQDVFWLLSPEGKEILYVSPAYEQIWGRPSEQLYASLQSWIDSIDPEDRETVLAKMSRQVWGESTSVEYRIVRPDGSIRWIWDRSFPIKDEFGKVYRTAGIAEDITDRKLAEAQIKASLQEKEILLKEVHHRVKNNMQVISSLLELQSQSLNDALAIDLFRESQNRISSMALIHEQLYQSEHLDRIDLAEYIQSLVANLLQSFGCTNNGIHLNLNVAPIYFNIETAIPCGLIINELVSNSLKYAFPQGSKGEVGIQFSQRASKQFHLSISDNGIGLPPNFNLETTETLGLRLVRILTRQLKGVLEIDSHQGTAFKITFAELNYRRRF; translated from the coding sequence ATGGAAAACTTACCCAAATTTGGTGACGAAGAAACATCCGAATTACAACATAACATCGACATTACTGAGTGTCTGCAATCCTCTGGGGACTTGCAAGAAACAGAGCGAAAAGAGGCAGAAGCAGCACTGCAACAGGCGAAAGAAGAATTAGAAATCAAAGTAGAGCATAGGACAGCTGAATTAAAGGTTGCTAATGCGTTGCTTCGAGAAGAAATTATCGATCGACGGCGGGTAGAAGCGCAGTTGCGGGAAAGCGAGGAGCGATTCCGCAGCATTTTCAATCAGGCGGCGGTCGGTATAGCACAGGTATTGCTATCCGGTCAGTATTTCCTAGTCAATCAAAAGTTTGCAGATATTGTAGGATATACAGTAGAGGAACTGCAACAAAAGACTTTCCAAGAGATTACCCACCCCGATGATATTTCAGACAACCTAGTAAATTACCGCCAAATATGGGCGGGGGAAATTGAGACTTACTCGATGGAGAAGCGCTTCATCCGTAAAGATGGTTTTCCTGTCTGGGTCAATCTGACGGTATCGCTTTTGCGTGGTCATGCGGGTGAGCCGAAGTATTTTATTAATGTTGTGGAAGATATCAGCGGACGCAAACGAGCCCAACAGGCGTTGGGAGAAAATGAGGCGCGACTGCAAAAAATTATCGCCAACTTGTTTGAGAGCGAAGCCCGACTGCATACTATTGTTGCCAATCTGTTAGATGGTTTGTTAATTGTCGATCGCTTTGGCAACGTCCTTTTTGCCAATCCCGCCGCTGGAAAGCTTTTTAACCGCCAGCCAGAAGACCTCATCGGTCAAGAATTTGGCTTGCCGATCGCAGTAAGTAACACAGTAGAATTGGGCATTATTAGATCTAGAGGGGAAATTTCTATTGGGGAAATGTCTGTAGTCCCAGTCCAATGGGAAGGAGAATCAGTTTATGTTGTTTCCTTGCGAGATATTACAGAGCGCAAACGAGCTGAGGAAGCTCTGCGCGAAAGTGAAGAGCGATTTCGCCAGCTGGCAGAAAATGTTCAAGATGTCTTCTGGCTTCTGTCCCCAGAGGGCAAAGAGATACTGTACGTGAGTCCAGCTTACGAACAAATCTGGGGACGCCCTTCCGAGCAACTGTATGCCTCGCTGCAATCCTGGATAGATTCGATCGATCCAGAAGACCGGGAAACCGTGTTAGCCAAAATGTCCAGACAAGTGTGGGGAGAGTCCACGAGTGTGGAATATCGGATTGTGCGGCCCGATGGTTCAATTCGCTGGATTTGGGACCGATCTTTTCCAATTAAAGATGAATTTGGCAAAGTTTACCGCACGGCGGGGATTGCTGAGGATATTACCGATCGCAAGTTAGCCGAAGCGCAAATCAAAGCTTCGCTGCAAGAGAAAGAAATACTTCTCAAAGAAGTTCACCATCGCGTCAAAAACAATATGCAGGTTATTTCCAGCCTACTCGAATTGCAATCCCAATCTCTCAATGACGCCCTGGCGATCGATCTATTTAGAGAAAGCCAAAACCGCATCTCTTCAATGGCGCTCATCCACGAGCAATTATATCAATCCGAGCATTTAGACCGAATCGATCTGGCCGAATACATTCAAAGCTTGGTGGCTAATCTATTACAGTCTTTCGGCTGCACCAATAATGGTATTCACCTCAATCTTAACGTTGCCCCGATTTATTTTAATATAGAAACAGCCATACCCTGTGGTTTAATTATTAATGAACTGGTTTCCAATTCACTGAAATATGCTTTTCCCCAAGGCAGTAAAGGTGAAGTTGGCATTCAATTTAGTCAACGGGCTTCTAAGCAATTTCACTTAAGTATCAGTGATAATGGCATCGGATTACCACCTAATTTTAACCTAGAAACCACCGAAACACTTGGTTTGCGATTAGTCCGTATACTGACACGCCAGCTAAAGGGAGTTCTCGAAATTGATAGCCATCAGGGGACAGCGTTTAAAATTACCTTTGCTGAATTAAATTACCGCCGGAGGTTTTAA
- a CDS encoding hybrid sensor histidine kinase/response regulator, whose product MTNKKILIVEDEIIVAEDVAVRLKKLGYIVTDIVTTGEEAIERAEHTKPDLVLMDIVLEGDIDGVIAAEEIRNRFNIPIVFLTAYADEKTLHRAKLTDPFGYILKPFHQKDLQANIEIAIHRHELENKMQQALENSEQLRQIAQEQAGRQNKYVAMAAHELRNPLTAIVASTKLLEFNRSRWDDESKLKCLRLIQSATQNMNQLIEDMLMIGRAEADQLKFNPAPLNFSEFCQFLVEKMKLSTESKHQLNFVSSGVIVATLDQRLLQHILSNLISNAIKYSPNGGTITLELEIEKSKKEFPNQESSAVIFRVRDDGIGIPEEDLEKLFEPFHRCTNVSGIAGNGLGLTIVKKAVDLHGGAIAVESEVGVGTTFIVTLPC is encoded by the coding sequence ATGACTAATAAAAAAATCTTAATTGTAGAAGATGAAATTATCGTAGCCGAAGACGTGGCAGTCAGATTAAAAAAGTTGGGATATATAGTAACAGATATTGTCACAACCGGCGAAGAAGCAATTGAACGAGCAGAACATACCAAACCCGATTTAGTACTGATGGATATTGTTTTGGAAGGAGATATAGACGGCGTAATAGCTGCCGAAGAAATTCGGAATCGTTTTAATATCCCAATTGTGTTCTTGACAGCTTATGCAGATGAAAAAACCTTGCATAGAGCCAAGCTTACAGATCCATTCGGCTATATTCTCAAACCCTTCCACCAAAAAGATTTACAAGCAAATATTGAAATTGCCATTCACCGACACGAATTAGAAAATAAAATGCAGCAAGCTCTAGAAAATTCAGAACAACTACGGCAAATTGCACAAGAACAAGCGGGTCGCCAAAACAAATATGTGGCAATGGCAGCCCACGAATTACGCAACCCATTGACTGCGATCGTAGCCTCTACCAAATTGCTCGAATTTAATCGCAGTCGGTGGGATGATGAAAGCAAACTAAAATGTCTCCGTTTGATTCAATCAGCTACGCAGAATATGAACCAATTGATTGAGGATATGCTGATGATCGGTCGAGCGGAAGCCGATCAATTAAAGTTTAATCCAGCACCGCTTAATTTCTCGGAATTTTGCCAATTTCTAGTCGAAAAGATGAAATTAAGCACTGAAAGCAAACACCAGTTAAATTTTGTTTCATCAGGTGTTATCGTTGCAACGCTGGATCAACGACTACTACAGCACATTCTGTCCAACTTGATCTCCAATGCCATCAAATATTCACCAAACGGTGGCACAATTACCTTGGAATTAGAGATTGAAAAGAGCAAAAAAGAATTTCCCAATCAAGAATCCTCAGCAGTGATTTTCCGCGTCCGAGATGACGGTATCGGCATTCCCGAAGAAGATCTAGAGAAACTATTTGAACCGTTCCATAGATGTACAAATGTAAGTGGAATTGCCGGGAATGGTTTAGGACTGACAATTGTCAAAAAGGCAGTTGATTTACACGGTGGTGCGATCGCTGTAGAGAGCGAAGTTGGAGTAGGCACCACCTTTATCGTCACCTTGCCTTGCTAG